A genomic window from Methanovulcanius yangii includes:
- a CDS encoding GntP family permease gives MISALPALALTLAFLCVVSWRSRYPPFLTLIVGALIFALLTGTSTEAIASFTKGAGAIFSLLAIPIFCGAVIAAVIRRNGGVERIVTDLGRATRRPHLAAGVAGYLLSVPMMCCITPFIVLAPLLGHVRSQYGLTTRIYYVGAIGSVVSFVLLYPLPVTYAIVSGLDATMTFDVPAYMLTAFPLSLVILVLATFALMRPEARCCRPETPAGEQPVPLQAGWLPVLLPIALLITGNLVPALAFLANINLALIGGLVAAIAVCTPDLREEAAASGTKNAGIIIFDLCGAGGLGAVIAAEGGLTDFVLAHGDLFAPLLVPFLLAALLQASQGSRVVTAIVTTTILAGTGIPGAVGIIPFVLMTVAGTMVLSIFTDPYFWLIRRTTGDTVPDVLKQFTLPLSCAGIGMAGVTVLMTAIL, from the coding sequence ATGATATCAGCACTTCCTGCCCTGGCACTTACCCTCGCATTTCTCTGCGTCGTTTCCTGGCGGTCGCGGTATCCGCCGTTTCTCACACTGATTGTCGGTGCGCTGATCTTCGCCCTTCTCACCGGGACGAGCACGGAGGCGATAGCCTCCTTCACGAAGGGCGCCGGGGCCATCTTCTCCCTTCTGGCCATCCCCATCTTCTGTGGAGCGGTCATTGCAGCCGTCATCCGCAGAAACGGGGGAGTGGAACGGATTGTAACCGATCTCGGGAGAGCCACCCGCCGCCCCCATCTCGCCGCAGGTGTTGCGGGATATCTCCTCTCCGTGCCCATGATGTGCTGCATCACCCCCTTCATCGTCCTTGCCCCCCTTCTCGGCCATGTCCGCTCGCAGTACGGCCTGACAACCAGGATATACTACGTGGGCGCCATCGGGTCGGTCGTCTCCTTCGTCCTCCTCTATCCCCTTCCTGTCACCTATGCCATCGTGAGCGGGCTGGATGCGACCATGACTTTCGATGTCCCGGCGTACATGCTGACCGCATTCCCACTCTCCCTTGTCATCCTCGTTCTGGCAACATTCGCCCTGATGAGGCCGGAAGCGCGCTGCTGCCGGCCGGAAACCCCGGCAGGGGAACAACCGGTCCCTCTCCAGGCAGGATGGCTGCCGGTACTCCTGCCCATCGCCCTTCTTATCACCGGAAATCTTGTTCCGGCACTGGCGTTCCTTGCAAATATCAACCTCGCCCTCATCGGAGGACTGGTCGCTGCAATTGCGGTCTGCACGCCTGACTTGCGGGAAGAGGCAGCGGCATCCGGAACAAAAAATGCCGGCATTATCATCTTCGACCTCTGTGGTGCGGGTGGGCTGGGAGCGGTCATCGCCGCCGAGGGAGGGCTTACCGATTTCGTCCTCGCCCACGGGGATCTGTTCGCCCCGCTCCTCGTTCCCTTCCTTTTGGCTGCACTTCTGCAGGCATCCCAGGGTTCGCGTGTCGTCACCGCCATCGTCACCACCACCATCCTTGCGGGGACCGGTATTCCCGGCGCCGTCGGCATCATTCCGTTCGTCCTCATGACGGTGGCAGGCACCATGGTTCTGAGCATCTTCACCGACCCGTACTTCTGGCTCATTCGACGGACGACCGGCGATACGGTCCCTGACGTCCTGAAGCAGTTTACCCTTCCTCTCAGCTGCGCCGGCATCGGGATGGCGGGCGTCACCGTCCTGATGACGGCCATTCTTTGA
- a CDS encoding YkgJ family cysteine cluster protein, whose translation MSRNQYLYRQRDHYAEELDALRAYPVEEFVGAVAEIGFGCDCCSRCCTRAFNDHVFLLEEDAVRAQEIDPASLVPAPYYEACDQNGTFYVSGYALRTREDGRCIFLDDEGRCRIYDRRFSICRVYPYMLHRETGEDGAYDWRLISGLNEHGTYHNPIPDEECRRIAAETVAYETAYLEQEIRFFDALAVYFEENGLRHIRRTFDMNMREFEKGTEVRVRVYHQGQFFDHCVSKYDY comes from the coding sequence ATGTCGAGGAACCAGTACCTGTACCGGCAGAGGGACCACTATGCAGAGGAGCTTGATGCCCTGAGGGCGTATCCTGTCGAAGAGTTCGTCGGGGCGGTGGCCGAGATAGGCTTCGGATGCGACTGCTGCAGCCGTTGCTGCACCCGGGCGTTCAATGATCATGTCTTCCTGCTGGAGGAGGATGCCGTCCGGGCACAGGAGATCGACCCTGCGTCCCTGGTGCCGGCCCCCTACTATGAGGCCTGCGACCAGAACGGGACGTTTTATGTCTCCGGATATGCGCTCAGGACCCGTGAAGACGGCAGGTGCATCTTCCTTGACGACGAGGGAAGATGCCGGATCTATGACCGGCGCTTCTCCATCTGCCGGGTCTACCCGTACATGCTTCACCGGGAGACCGGGGAGGACGGGGCGTATGACTGGCGCCTGATTAGCGGCCTCAACGAGCACGGGACTTATCACAACCCGATTCCCGACGAGGAGTGCCGGCGTATCGCAGCGGAGACGGTTGCCTATGAGACGGCGTATCTCGAACAGGAGATCCGGTTCTTTGATGCTCTTGCAGTGTACTTCGAGGAGAACGGCCTTCGCCATATCCGGCGGACGTTCGACATGAATATGCGGGAATTCGAGAAGGGAACGGAAGTCCGGGTGCGGGTCTATCACCAGGGACAGTTCTTCGATCACTGCGTCTCGAAATATGATTACTGA
- a CDS encoding endonuclease/exonuclease/phosphatase family protein, which yields MGKKGSRTGTLVKFVLLVLGVVVILTVQWDFMVFLPAHGGNGDDDGLKVGAFNVQVFGTTKAAKEEVMDVLGDVIRSYDIIAIQEIRDSTGTALPALLEEVNSDGSAYAYVASDRLGRTVSKEQYAYFYDTQTCWLIGTPQTYPEPEGDVFHREPYAAYFSSREGAFTAVLITVHTDPDEAEEEIDALAEVVPWAMEAFGGEEDVIVMGDFNADGVYFDEETYPSLRASGYTWLITNDMDTTTGPTDCTYDRIVITDSLLLDGYTGSKGVDRFDLTYGLDAGLTSAVSDHYPVYAVFAD from the coding sequence ATGGGGAAAAAAGGGTCCCGTACGGGAACGCTGGTGAAATTTGTTCTGCTGGTGCTCGGGGTAGTTGTCATTCTCACCGTTCAGTGGGATTTCATGGTCTTCCTCCCCGCCCATGGCGGGAATGGAGACGATGACGGCCTGAAGGTCGGTGCCTTCAATGTTCAGGTCTTCGGAACGACGAAAGCCGCGAAAGAAGAGGTGATGGATGTGCTGGGGGATGTCATACGGTCCTATGATATCATTGCAATCCAGGAAATACGTGACAGTACGGGGACGGCACTCCCTGCGCTTCTCGAAGAGGTGAACAGCGACGGGTCGGCCTATGCGTATGTTGCAAGCGATCGTCTCGGGCGGACGGTTTCAAAGGAGCAGTATGCCTACTTCTATGACACGCAGACATGCTGGCTCATCGGCACCCCGCAGACCTATCCCGAACCGGAAGGCGATGTATTCCATCGTGAACCCTACGCCGCCTACTTTTCCAGCCGTGAGGGGGCATTTACCGCAGTTCTTATCACCGTCCACACAGACCCTGATGAGGCGGAAGAAGAGATTGATGCCCTGGCAGAGGTCGTACCGTGGGCCATGGAGGCATTCGGCGGCGAAGAGGATGTGATCGTCATGGGCGACTTCAATGCCGACGGGGTGTATTTCGATGAGGAGACATATCCTTCCCTGAGGGCGTCGGGGTACACCTGGCTCATCACCAATGATATGGATACGACGACTGGGCCTACGGACTGCACCTACGACCGCATCGTTATCACGGACAGCCTCCTCCTCGACGGGTATACGGGGAGCAAAGGGGTCGACCGGTTCGATCTGACGTACGGCCTCGACGCTGGCCTGACATCAGCGGTCTCCGACCATTATCCGGTCTATGCGGTATTTGCTGATTAG
- a CDS encoding DNA-methyltransferase — MTIHQTAPGLAGYLDSIHLCDCIEGMQQLPDASIDIIVTSPPYNIGKPYNSHNDTMPRDEYLAWMGRVAAEARRILKDEGSFFLNVGGKPSDQWIPYDVLARFREHYELQNVIHWVKSVAIEKADIGAYDGITKDVAVGHYQPVNSRRYLSQCHEHLFHFTKNGGVPLDKLGVGVKYQDKSNIGRWKQADRDLRDRGNVWFIPYRTIRTSRPHPASFPEKLPEMCIRLHGFDEKTVVCDPFMGIGSTALAAITLNTRYIGYEIDPAYRECACERIRERLEYQK; from the coding sequence ATGACCATCCACCAGACAGCACCGGGCCTTGCAGGATATCTTGATTCCATCCACCTCTGCGACTGCATCGAAGGGATGCAGCAACTTCCCGACGCATCCATAGACATCATCGTCACCTCGCCGCCCTACAATATCGGCAAACCATACAACTCGCACAACGACACGATGCCGCGGGATGAGTATCTTGCCTGGATGGGCCGGGTCGCCGCCGAAGCCCGCCGCATCCTCAAGGATGAGGGCTCATTCTTCCTGAATGTGGGGGGGAAACCCAGCGACCAGTGGATTCCCTATGACGTCCTTGCCCGTTTTCGTGAGCATTACGAACTCCAGAACGTCATTCACTGGGTCAAGTCGGTCGCCATCGAAAAGGCGGACATCGGGGCATACGACGGGATCACAAAGGATGTTGCCGTCGGCCACTACCAGCCGGTCAACAGCCGCCGGTACCTGAGCCAGTGCCATGAGCACCTCTTTCATTTCACAAAGAACGGGGGCGTTCCTCTCGACAAACTGGGGGTCGGAGTCAAATACCAGGACAAGAGCAACATCGGCCGCTGGAAGCAGGCAGACCGTGACCTTCGTGACCGGGGAAACGTCTGGTTCATTCCCTACCGGACGATCCGGACCTCGCGGCCCCATCCGGCAAGTTTCCCGGAAAAACTTCCGGAGATGTGCATCCGGCTGCACGGATTTGATGAAAAGACCGTGGTGTGCGACCCGTTCATGGGTATCGGGAGCACCGCGCTTGCGGCGATCACCCTGAACACACGGTATATCGGCTACGAAATCGATCCGGCCTACCGGGAATGTGCCTGTGAACGGATTCGGGAACGTCTGGAGTATCAGAAATAA
- a CDS encoding dipeptidase, with amino-acid sequence MLLILLILATLSGTAAACTVFAVTPGASDDGSMYAGHTNDGVGFDWRQRDDISLTYIPAADHAPGEKRVIVFDPVSGSDAAGHSQGDGSAPVLGYIDQVPHTYGYYTASYGMMNEHQLLSAECTEYAKIQLDAEEGKRIFYSSELSNLALERCTTARAAVELVGELIETYGYYGTGETLIFADPEEAWVIEMCCSPDGTGGLWVAQRIPDGEIFVAGNEFRIRDVVPGDPDMLYATDLFKVAEEHGMWSPANGTFDWLEATSYGEYSHPYYSLMRVWSIQNRLAPSLNLSPYVGNSYTRALPFTIEPDEKVNITTALSIFRDHYEGTEFDLTTGIAAGPFENPYRYLGPADAHTDFQNASYIEVRAGANPRPVSAIFCSYSYVAQARSTLPDPVGGVLWFGPAVAYETVYAPMYAGAENVSSSYLIGNRTQYDPDAAYWTFDFVTNWAMLRYDAMIVDIQAQQSELELQSIEAIQVTDQEAAALIADGDDDGARRLLTNFTVQRGDEIIDEWQRLTGMLIVKYSNGLITDPATEEVDEPGYPAWWYQEAEYQYGPRVYDLEALRETPGLNYTGQTVWVPKNSSFEEIVGLL; translated from the coding sequence TTGTTGCTGATTCTGCTGATTCTCGCGACGCTCTCAGGAACCGCAGCAGCATGCACGGTATTCGCCGTCACCCCCGGTGCATCGGACGACGGGTCGATGTATGCGGGCCATACAAATGACGGTGTCGGATTCGACTGGAGACAACGCGACGATATCAGCCTGACCTATATTCCGGCTGCCGATCATGCACCGGGTGAGAAACGGGTCATCGTATTCGATCCCGTCAGCGGTTCCGATGCAGCCGGGCATTCGCAGGGCGATGGTTCCGCCCCTGTTCTCGGATACATCGATCAGGTGCCCCACACCTACGGATACTACACGGCGTCCTATGGCATGATGAACGAGCACCAGCTCCTCTCCGCCGAGTGTACCGAGTATGCCAAAATCCAGCTGGATGCCGAGGAGGGAAAGAGGATCTTCTATTCGTCCGAGCTCTCCAACCTCGCCCTCGAACGCTGCACGACCGCCCGTGCGGCAGTGGAACTGGTCGGAGAACTGATCGAGACGTACGGCTATTACGGCACCGGCGAGACGCTCATCTTTGCCGACCCGGAGGAGGCGTGGGTCATCGAGATGTGCTGCAGCCCCGACGGGACCGGCGGTCTCTGGGTCGCGCAGAGGATCCCCGACGGGGAGATTTTCGTGGCAGGCAACGAATTCCGGATTCGGGATGTCGTGCCGGGCGACCCCGACATGCTCTATGCAACCGACCTCTTCAAGGTAGCAGAAGAACACGGCATGTGGTCACCTGCTAACGGGACGTTCGACTGGCTGGAAGCGACCAGCTACGGCGAGTATTCCCACCCCTACTACTCACTCATGCGGGTATGGAGCATACAAAACCGGCTCGCACCCTCGCTGAACCTCAGCCCGTATGTCGGGAACTCCTACACACGGGCACTTCCCTTTACCATCGAACCGGATGAGAAGGTCAACATCACGACAGCCCTCTCCATCTTCAGGGATCACTACGAAGGAACGGAATTCGACCTGACGACAGGCATCGCCGCAGGTCCCTTCGAGAACCCGTACCGTTACCTGGGACCGGCCGATGCACACACCGATTTCCAGAATGCATCATACATCGAAGTTCGGGCCGGGGCAAACCCGCGGCCGGTTTCCGCAATATTCTGTTCCTACAGTTATGTTGCACAGGCACGCTCCACACTTCCCGACCCGGTCGGCGGCGTCCTGTGGTTCGGTCCGGCGGTCGCCTATGAAACCGTCTATGCTCCGATGTACGCAGGTGCAGAGAACGTCTCCTCGTCCTATCTCATCGGCAACAGGACGCAGTACGACCCCGATGCCGCCTACTGGACGTTTGACTTCGTGACAAACTGGGCAATGCTCCGCTATGACGCAATGATTGTGGATATACAGGCACAACAGTCGGAACTGGAATTACAATCCATTGAAGCGATCCAGGTGACCGATCAGGAGGCGGCAGCCCTCATTGCAGACGGCGATGACGACGGTGCACGACGTCTCCTTACCAATTTCACCGTGCAGAGGGGCGATGAGATCATCGATGAGTGGCAGCGCCTGACGGGAATGCTCATCGTCAAATATTCAAACGGCCTGATCACCGACCCGGCGACCGAAGAGGTCGACGAACCCGGCTATCCTGCATGGTGGTACCAGGAAGCGGAATACCAGTACGGTCCACGGGTGTACGATCTCGAGGCACTCCGGGAGACGCCGGGTCTGAACTATACCGGCCAGACGGTGTGGGTTCCAAAAAATTCATCCTTTGAAGAGATTGTCGGCCTTCTCTGA
- a CDS encoding V-type ATP synthase subunit I — MFRTARMVRVTAGVHAAARDEMVAALHEAGVIELQPVTGTRDPGTLIRPVPRSASVPEIAEVRSRLDRAIEILESVIPEPNPITALFGRGEMKRTSFTGIDAPSVLAEAERFREPVSTILSLHSRDIALGERMARLDEEEEMLRLLTPFGIEPGWLKAAELVEVRAGIIPDGECADIEAHLLENVPDLATAATVCGVGDRPTTVVTIAHPDASQKLDAVLRAIAFHEFVPETATGSAEEGIAAVREERGGIRKEQERIHSSLSAMAATHLVPLRAMAEELAIIRDREDAAPLFGKTETITVLEGWAREKDIPRITALCSSSSAGLAFCTTVPATGDDVPAAFDHPRWLAPYGFLTTMFGMPEYGKVDPTVFLAPVLVLTFGLMLGDAGYGILLALIAALLLRGAGHAPGTVRDLAIVLIACGIAGTVFGLLMGSFFGDLLPRVFGVTLPGTLIEPLKDPLSILIIALAIGIAHLNLGLCIAAAEHLREGKVRAMLLEEGTWFCLQPSAAVLILSFFGWGTFSPPVMTAAWAGAALGIGGIMVNEGPLGFFSITGYLGDWLSYARILALALATGGIAMMINTLSGMIAGIGPVFVIVGVIFAVVGHAANLILQSLGGFIHALRLQYVEFFGRFFTAGGRAFAPFAARRKVTEPPGGSR; from the coding sequence ATGTTCAGGACCGCTAGGATGGTTCGGGTCACCGCCGGGGTGCATGCTGCTGCGAGGGATGAGATGGTGGCCGCCCTGCACGAGGCCGGTGTCATCGAACTGCAGCCCGTAACCGGGACCCGGGACCCGGGAACTCTTATCCGTCCTGTTCCCCGCTCAGCATCGGTCCCGGAGATTGCAGAGGTCCGTTCGCGTCTGGACCGGGCGATCGAGATCCTCGAATCCGTGATCCCGGAACCGAATCCGATAACAGCCCTCTTTGGCCGGGGAGAAATGAAGAGGACATCGTTCACCGGCATCGATGCACCGTCGGTTCTTGCAGAGGCGGAGCGGTTCAGGGAACCGGTCTCCACGATTCTCTCCCTGCATTCCCGCGACATTGCCCTCGGTGAACGTATGGCGCGGCTCGATGAGGAAGAGGAGATGCTCCGGCTGCTGACGCCCTTTGGTATCGAACCGGGATGGCTGAAGGCCGCCGAACTTGTGGAGGTGCGGGCGGGCATCATCCCGGACGGAGAATGTGCGGATATTGAGGCACATTTGCTGGAGAACGTACCTGACCTCGCAACGGCTGCTACCGTCTGCGGGGTGGGTGACCGCCCGACGACTGTCGTGACGATCGCCCATCCCGATGCCTCGCAGAAACTGGATGCGGTGCTCCGGGCCATTGCATTTCATGAATTCGTTCCGGAAACGGCAACCGGTTCGGCCGAAGAGGGGATAGCAGCTGTCAGGGAGGAACGGGGCGGAATTCGGAAAGAGCAGGAGCGAATACACTCCTCGCTTTCCGCCATGGCAGCTACCCACCTTGTGCCGCTGCGGGCGATGGCGGAGGAGCTGGCGATCATACGGGATCGCGAAGACGCAGCCCCGCTCTTCGGAAAGACGGAGACCATCACGGTTTTGGAAGGATGGGCCCGGGAAAAGGACATCCCCCGGATTACTGCGCTCTGTTCCTCCTCGTCGGCGGGGCTTGCATTCTGCACCACGGTGCCTGCAACGGGAGATGATGTGCCCGCGGCGTTCGATCATCCCCGATGGCTGGCCCCGTACGGCTTTCTCACGACGATGTTCGGAATGCCGGAATATGGAAAGGTGGACCCGACGGTGTTTCTTGCGCCGGTTCTCGTCCTCACCTTCGGTCTGATGCTCGGCGACGCGGGATACGGCATCCTTCTCGCTCTCATCGCCGCCCTTCTTCTCCGAGGGGCCGGGCATGCGCCCGGTACCGTGCGTGACCTGGCAATCGTCCTCATCGCATGCGGTATCGCCGGGACCGTCTTCGGCCTTCTGATGGGGAGTTTCTTCGGCGATCTCCTCCCGAGGGTCTTTGGGGTAACCCTCCCCGGAACTCTCATCGAACCTCTGAAAGATCCGCTTTCAATCCTCATCATCGCCCTTGCCATAGGGATTGCACATCTCAACCTCGGGCTCTGTATTGCGGCTGCCGAACACCTTCGGGAAGGGAAAGTGCGTGCGATGCTCCTCGAGGAGGGTACATGGTTCTGTCTTCAGCCCTCCGCAGCGGTCCTGATCCTCTCGTTCTTCGGATGGGGCACGTTCTCCCCGCCGGTCATGACGGCTGCCTGGGCCGGTGCCGCCCTCGGCATCGGCGGTATTATGGTGAACGAGGGCCCCCTTGGGTTCTTCTCCATCACCGGGTACCTGGGCGACTGGCTCAGCTATGCCCGTATCCTCGCCCTCGCCCTTGCGACCGGCGGGATTGCGATGATGATCAACACCCTCTCGGGGATGATTGCAGGCATCGGACCGGTCTTCGTTATCGTGGGTGTCATCTTCGCCGTTGTCGGTCATGCGGCCAACCTGATTCTCCAGTCCCTTGGGGGATTCATCCATGCGTTGCGCCTCCAGTATGTGGAATTCTTCGGCCGGTTCTTCACCGCCGGCGGGCGGGCGTTTGCACCCTTCGCTGCACGGCGCAAGGTCACCGAACCCCCGGGAGGGAGCAGATGA
- a CDS encoding protein kinase domain-containing protein, whose amino-acid sequence MTERTVYDESGTPIVLSGPVKKGGEGEMYLTKTPEHLCAKLYYERRMTQLLQAKIAAMVRNSPVDVKPETRRAGPRGSALAWPISLLYDSPLGSRSFVGYLMPLIDTTLYMEAHRFFDPDDRIRLFGGGFSWRYLLTAAYNLASVMTDIHSRGHCIGDVSSRNLLVARTAAVAIIDCDSFQILDTENDRVFYSRVGTGEYLPPELQGVDFGKEDVDRYASDLFGLGVLVFRFLMGGVHPFQASGEGVSGAHSIEQKIQKGKFAYLASDPSVAPPKFAYDYRIIPASLQDLFYRCFVEGISHPAARPPAEEWKRVILSELMEIRHCSANPNHWYGRHLTACPWCAYEETGDPFPRWVRTPEPPAPADETVESGGEPEEMPAIEASPAELVLPAPHITIHDVARDIVIPYSLVLNNRGDMRLFGTAESTVPWITVNPGDFTCDETIALTLDINTGDMDEKDFQKAKIRIFSNGGNAEAIVFVSLQPDS is encoded by the coding sequence ATGACTGAACGCACCGTCTACGATGAATCCGGAACACCCATCGTGCTGTCCGGACCGGTGAAGAAAGGGGGCGAGGGTGAGATGTATCTCACGAAGACCCCGGAGCACCTCTGTGCCAAACTCTATTACGAACGGCGTATGACACAGCTTCTTCAGGCCAAGATTGCTGCGATGGTCAGAAATTCCCCCGTGGATGTAAAACCGGAGACGCGGCGGGCCGGTCCCCGTGGAAGCGCACTTGCCTGGCCCATCTCTCTTCTGTATGACTCCCCTCTCGGAAGCAGGTCGTTTGTCGGGTATCTCATGCCGCTCATCGACACCACACTCTATATGGAAGCCCACCGGTTCTTTGACCCGGATGACCGGATTCGGCTCTTCGGGGGAGGGTTTTCCTGGCGGTACCTGCTGACCGCTGCGTACAATCTGGCGTCGGTGATGACGGATATTCACTCCCGCGGGCACTGTATAGGGGATGTGAGCAGCAGAAACCTCCTCGTCGCCCGGACGGCAGCGGTGGCGATCATCGACTGCGATTCCTTCCAGATACTGGATACGGAAAATGACCGCGTCTTCTATTCGCGGGTCGGGACCGGAGAGTACCTCCCTCCCGAACTTCAGGGGGTGGATTTTGGAAAGGAGGATGTCGACCGGTATGCCTCCGACCTCTTTGGCCTTGGCGTGCTCGTCTTCCGGTTCCTGATGGGAGGGGTCCATCCGTTCCAGGCAAGCGGTGAAGGGGTGAGCGGTGCCCATTCGATAGAGCAGAAGATACAAAAAGGAAAGTTTGCCTACCTCGCATCCGACCCTTCCGTTGCTCCCCCGAAATTTGCCTATGATTACCGCATCATCCCGGCGTCATTGCAGGATCTCTTTTACCGCTGCTTTGTGGAGGGAATATCCCATCCGGCAGCGCGGCCTCCGGCGGAGGAGTGGAAACGGGTGATTCTTTCGGAACTGATGGAGATCCGCCACTGCAGCGCCAACCCAAACCACTGGTACGGACGACACCTGACGGCGTGTCCGTGGTGTGCCTATGAGGAAACGGGCGATCCGTTTCCCCGATGGGTCCGGACGCCAGAACCTCCGGCGCCGGCGGACGAAACCGTGGAGTCTGGCGGGGAGCCGGAGGAAATGCCGGCCATCGAGGCATCACCGGCCGAACTCGTCCTACCCGCTCCCCACATCACCATTCATGATGTGGCGCGTGACATCGTCATCCCATATTCCCTGGTCCTCAACAACCGGGGGGATATGCGCCTCTTTGGGACTGCAGAATCAACAGTTCCCTGGATAACCGTCAATCCCGGGGATTTTACCTGCGATGAAACAATTGCCCTCACCCTTGACATCAATACCGGAGATATGGACGAAAAGGATTTTCAGAAGGCAAAGATCCGTATCTTTTCGAACGGCGGCAATGCCGAGGCAATTGTATTCGTGAGTCTCCAGCCGGATTCGTAA
- a CDS encoding V-type ATP synthase subunit K, with translation MTVDAGLILAVIGAGLAVGLSAIGSGIGVGIAGATGAGVIAIRPEKFGRALVFQAVPQTQGMYGLLIAVLILLSTGVIGGDGGSVPLPLGLAAVGAGLATGIAGLSAIGQGIAASAGIAATAEHDSAMGRSLIFAVIPETQAIYGLLVAILIMAFSGLLTGDSTATEATGLAAIGCGLAVGIAGLSAIGQGIAAAAGSAASAEHEESFGKNLIFSVIPETQAIYGLLIAILIMAFTGMIAGSPTADIALGFAAIGCGFAVGLAGISAIGQGIAAASGTATTAEHEGTFGKNLVFSVIPETQAIYGLLVAILIMVFTGMITRDVTATLAAGFAAIACGFAVGFAGISAIGQGIAASAGIAATAEKEEMFGKGLVFTVIPETQAIYGLLVAILIMAFTGMITRDVTATAAAGLASIGAGFAVGLAGLSAIGQGMTAASGIGATAQRQDAMGASLVFAVMAETFAIFGLLVAVLIMFGIGLFGGA, from the coding sequence ATGACGGTCGATGCGGGGCTCATTCTTGCAGTGATTGGGGCAGGCCTCGCGGTCGGCCTCTCTGCCATCGGGTCCGGCATCGGTGTCGGGATAGCCGGTGCCACGGGAGCGGGTGTCATTGCCATTCGGCCGGAGAAGTTCGGGCGTGCCCTTGTCTTCCAGGCGGTACCGCAGACGCAGGGGATGTACGGCCTCCTGATTGCGGTTCTCATCCTCCTCTCGACGGGTGTCATCGGTGGTGACGGAGGGAGCGTCCCGCTCCCCCTCGGGCTGGCGGCGGTGGGCGCCGGGCTTGCGACGGGAATTGCAGGCCTCTCTGCCATCGGTCAGGGCATTGCGGCATCGGCGGGCATCGCCGCCACGGCGGAACACGATTCAGCGATGGGGCGAAGCCTGATATTTGCGGTGATTCCCGAGACACAGGCGATCTATGGTCTTCTGGTTGCCATCCTGATCATGGCGTTTTCCGGACTTCTGACGGGGGACTCCACCGCAACGGAGGCGACCGGGCTTGCTGCCATCGGGTGCGGCCTTGCAGTGGGTATTGCGGGGCTCTCTGCCATTGGTCAGGGCATAGCCGCCGCCGCGGGGTCGGCGGCCTCCGCCGAACACGAGGAGAGTTTCGGGAAGAACCTGATATTTTCGGTCATACCGGAGACGCAGGCCATATATGGCCTCCTGATCGCCATCCTGATCATGGCGTTCACCGGGATGATCGCAGGCTCGCCGACGGCGGATATCGCCCTCGGATTTGCAGCCATCGGGTGTGGATTTGCCGTCGGCCTTGCCGGCATCTCGGCCATCGGTCAGGGCATTGCGGCCGCTTCGGGTACCGCGACCACCGCGGAGCATGAGGGAACGTTCGGGAAGAATCTCGTATTCTCGGTGATTCCCGAGACGCAGGCGATCTATGGTCTCCTCGTTGCCATCCTCATCATGGTCTTCACGGGCATGATCACGCGTGACGTCACCGCCACCCTTGCCGCGGGGTTTGCAGCCATCGCATGCGGGTTTGCGGTGGGCTTTGCCGGCATCTCGGCCATCGGTCAGGGCATCGCCGCATCCGCGGGCATTGCCGCAACGGCGGAAAAAGAGGAGATGTTCGGGAAAGGTCTGGTCTTTACGGTGATTCCCGAGACGCAGGCGATCTATGGCCTTCTGGTTGCGATCCTCATCATGGCGTTTACCGGCATGATCACCCGCGATGTGACCGCGACGGCGGCGGCGGGTCTCGCCTCCATCGGTGCGGGATTTGCCGTAGGCCTCGCAGGTCTCTCAGCCATCGGGCAGGGGATGACCGCCGCTTCCGGAATCGGAGCGACGGCCCAGCGCCAGGACGCCATGGGTGCAAGCCTTGTCTTTGCGGTCATGGCCGAGACGTTTGCGATATTCGGGCTCCTTGTGGCCGTTCTTATCATGTTTGGCATCGGCCTCTTTGGAGGTGCCTAA